Proteins encoded by one window of Candidatus Eisenbacteria bacterium:
- a CDS encoding RNA polymerase sigma factor: MTPSRPDHSTLTDDELVRLIRGGETDAFEELVRRTSRPAYRLARRITRNHEDADDVVQESFVKAFQAIDRFQLGRAIAPWVLTIVARTALSSLRQSKRRAASALDEPGPDGSAPLSERIADPAADPSALARRLEVERAYESLSEEHRAVLALRVEGDLPYASIAEALGIPVGTVMSRLARARESLIEAMSQRKAVADES, encoded by the coding sequence ATGACCCCTTCGCGGCCCGATCACTCCACCCTGACCGACGATGAGCTGGTCCGACTCATCCGGGGGGGCGAGACCGACGCGTTCGAGGAGCTGGTGCGCCGGACGAGCCGCCCCGCGTACCGGCTCGCCCGCCGCATCACACGAAATCACGAGGACGCGGACGATGTGGTCCAGGAGAGCTTCGTCAAAGCCTTTCAGGCGATCGACCGCTTCCAGCTCGGGAGGGCTATCGCGCCGTGGGTGCTGACGATCGTGGCGCGCACCGCGCTCTCCAGCCTGCGTCAATCGAAGCGCCGCGCGGCTTCCGCGCTCGACGAGCCGGGACCCGACGGGAGCGCCCCGCTCTCCGAGCGCATCGCCGATCCGGCAGCGGATCCATCCGCGCTCGCGAGACGGCTCGAGGTGGAGCGGGCGTACGAGTCGCTCTCCGAGGAGCACCGCGCGGTCCTGGCCCTCCGGGTCGAAGGGGATCTGCCGTACGCGTCCATCGCGGAGGCTCTGGGAATCCCGGTCGGGACGGTCATGTCCCGGCTCGCGCGGGCGCGCGAGTCGCTGATCGAAGCCATGAGCCAGAGGAAGGCCGTTGCCGATGAGTCCTGA